One window from the genome of Nicotiana tomentosiformis chromosome 5, ASM39032v3, whole genome shotgun sequence encodes:
- the LOC138892652 gene encoding uncharacterized protein, translating into MGSSLFWYKNWTWLGALYFLMNPDFAIDEFINNVSDVVVEDSWDVDKLLQILPEEYVVHIVEKIRPPTTQDALDIPFWSLESRGNFIVSSAWNYLRRRQDQRNAFNKMWVKGMPFKISFFLWKAATKVWSYFLTRAGINMEGLTLHRAIVKCWTATVIPKLEPILQALPAVIIWELWKRRNNFKHGEVVLVSRVIYQASSVLQSIVKVRKPTMLNVPHKWLELLQRMENYTPDLQFKKVLWEFPALGWIKVNTDGASRGNPGRSSIGFVLRNEEGNVVYARGKEIPETTNNEAEAWAILEGLSYCVNQQYTQVLIQTDLMPLKNVLDEVWIAPWNVTEIVEEINKLRHRCTITFTQLLREGNRLADYLANYALDFGNIEATGFTDLDTHGKKIVNNDKMQCPYLRVKPKRN; encoded by the exons ATGGGATCATCCCTCTTTTGGTATAAAAATTGGACTTGGCTTGGAGCTTTGTATTTCCTTATGAATCCAGATTTTGCAATAGATGAGTTTATTAATAATGTGAGTGACGTAGTAGTAGAGGACTCATGGGATGTTGATAAGCTATTACAAATTCTACCAGAGGAATATGTTGTTCACATTGTGGAAAAAATAAGGCCACCAACTACACAAGATGCATTGGATATACCTTTTTGGAGTTTGGAAAGTAGAGGTAACTTCATTGTTAGTTCTGCTTGGAACTACTTGAGGAGAAGGCAAGATCAAAGGAATGCTTTCAATAAGATGTGGGTAAAGGGAATGCCTTTTAAGATCTCTTTCTTTTTATGGAAG GCTGCAACAAAGGTATGGTCATATTTTTTAACAAGGGCAGGAATTAATATGGAAGGGCTGACTTTGCATCGAGCAATAGTTAAATGTTGGACTGCTACAGTTATTCCAAAACTGGAACCAATTTTGCAAGCATTACCAGCTGTGATAATTTGGGAGCTGTGGAAAAGAAGAAACAACTTCAAACACGGGGAAGTGGTATTAGTCAGCAGGGTTATCTATCAAGCATCATCTGTGTTACAATCGATTGTCAAAGTTAGAAAACCTACCATGCTGAACGTACCTCACAAATGGCTAGAACTGTTGCAAAGAATGGAAAATTATACTCCAGATCTGCAGTTCAAAAAGGTGCTTTGGGAATTCCCAGCCTTGGGGTGGATCAAAGTAAATACAGATGGGGCATCGAGGGGTAATCCAGGAAGAAGTTCCATTGGATTTGTATTGAGGAATGAAGAAGGAAATGTAGTATATGCTAGAGGAAAGGAAATACCTGAAACTACTAATAATGAGGCAGAAGCTTGGGCTATACTGGAGGGGTTGTCCTACTGTGTAAATCAGCAGTACACACAAGTCCTGATACAAACGGATTTAATGCCACTGAAGAATGTGTTAGATGAAGTGTGGATAGCTCCTTGGAATGTGACTGAAATTGTGGAGGAAATAAATAAGTTAAGACATAGATGCACAATTACATTCACCCAATTACTGAGGGAAGGTAATCGTCTAGCAGATTACTTAGCTAATTATGCATtggattttggaaatattgaagcTACTGGATTCACCGACCTGGACACGCATGGTAAAAAGATCGTAAACAATGACAAAATGCAATGTCCATACCTGAGAGTGAAGCCTAAAAGAAACTAG